The following are encoded in a window of Alosa sapidissima isolate fAloSap1 chromosome 10, fAloSap1.pri, whole genome shotgun sequence genomic DNA:
- the chrnb2 gene encoding neuronal acetylcholine receptor subunit beta-2: MALWMLLYLLAIVKNSLGADTEERLVEHLLNPAHYNKLIRPATNGSELVTVQFMLSLAQLISVHEREQIMTTNVWLTQEWQDYRLTWVPEEFDGMLKVRLPSKHIWLPDIVLYNNADGMYEVSFYSNAVVSYDGSVFWLPPAIYKSACKIEVKHFPFDQQNCTLTFRSWTYDRSEVDLVLRTDVASMDDFTPSGEWDIIALPGRRNENPQDANYVDITYDFIIRRKPLFYTINLIIPCVLITSLAILVFYLPSDCGEKMTLCISVLLALTVFLLLISKIVPPTSLDVPLVGKYLMFTMVLVTFSIVTSVCVLNVHHRSPTTHTMPPWVKLVFLDKLPALLFMRQPRNSSERQKLRHRRHANERRQGGRGGLGILAGLGFGDGAGEGGGGTVTMATGGSAAATTPGGGGGGGFGKESSNSDAACTCYVNHASVKQFGGEAGTGGAGESPDGVNGLREGAATREGGGGGGGGGAGGGGAVPLQTSALTRGKQPPPPAALTQALLGQACPGLDEAVDGVRFIANHMKSEDDDRSVSEDWKYVAMVIDRLFLWIFVFVCVFGTVGMFLQPLFQNTTVKVLTHTPG; encoded by the exons ACAGCCTTGGGGCAGACACCGAGGAACGATTGGTGGAGCACCTGCTGAACCCCGCCCACTACAACAAATTGATCCGTCCAGCCACCAATGGCTCTGAGCTGGTGACGGtgcagttcatgttgtcattggCCCAGCTCATTAGTGTG CATGAGAGGGAGCAGATTATGACCACCAACGTCTGGCTTACTCAG GAGTGGCAGGACTACCGGTTGACGTGGGTCCCGGAGGAGTTCGATGGGATGCTGAAGGTCAGGCTGCCCTCCAAGCACATCTGGCTGCCGGACATCGTCCTCTACAACAA TGCGGATGGCATGTATGAAGTGTCCTTCTACTCCAACGCGGTGGTCTCGTATGACGGCAGCGTCTTCTGGCTCCCACCGGCCATCTACAAAAGCGCCTGCAAGATCGAGGTCAAGCACTTCCCCTTCGACCAGCAGAACTGCACGCTCACCTTCCGCTCGTGGACCTACGACCGCTCCGAGGTGGACCTGGTGCTGCGCACGGACGTGGCCAGCATGGACGACTTCACCCCCAGCGGGGAGTGGGACATCATCGCGCTTCCTGGCCGGCGCAACGAGAACCCGCAGGACGCCAACTACGTTGACATCACATACGACTTCATCATCCGCCGCAAGCCACTCTTCTACACCATCAACCTGATCATCCCCTGCGTCCTCATCACGTCGCTGGCCATCCTGGTCTTCTACCTGCCCTCGGACTGCGGCGAGAAAATGACCCTCTGCATCTCCGTGCTCCTGGCCCTCACCGTCTTCCTCCTCCTGATCTCCAAGATCGTGCCGCCCACCTCGCTGGACGTGCCGCTGGTGGGCAAGTACCTGATGTTCACCATGGTGCTGGTGACCTTCTCCATCGTCACGAGCGTCTGCGTTCTCAACGTGCACCACCGCTCGCCCACCACGCATACCATGCCGCCGTGGGTCAAGCTGGTGTTCCTGGACAAGCTGCCCGCTCTCCTCTTCATGCGCCAGCCGCGCAACAGCAGCGAGCGGCAGAAGCTTCGCCACCGTCGCCACGCCAACGAGCGCCGgcagggggggcgggggggcctGGGGATCCTGGCGGGGCTGGGCTTCGGAGACGGAGcgggggagggtggaggaggcaCCGTCACCATGGCGACGGGTGGGTCGGCGGCTGCGACGacaccaggaggaggaggagggggaggcttCGGGAAGGAGAGCAGCAACAGCGACGCAGCGTGCACCTGCTACGTCAACCACGCCTCCGTCAAGCAGTTCGGGGGCGAAGCGGGCACAGGGGGCGCTGGTGAGTCGCCCGATGGGGTGAACGGACTGAGGGAGGGGGCAGCCACCcgggagggaggtggaggaggtggaggtggaggagcaggaggaggaggcgcgGTCCCTCTGCAGACTTCGGCGCTCACGCGGGGGAAGCAGCCGCCCCCGCCAGCGGCGCTCACCCAGGCTCTGCTGGGACAGGCCTGCCCGGGGCTGGACGAGGCGGTGGACGGCGTGCGCTTCATCGCCAACCACATGAAGAGCGAGGACGACGACCGCAGC GTGAGCGAGGACTGGAAGTATGTTGCCATGGTAATCGACCGCCTCTTCCTGTggatctttgtgtttgtgtgcgtgtttggcacGGTGGGCATGTTCCTACAGCCGCTCTTCCAGAACACCACAGTCAAGGTCCTCACCCACACGCCCGGCTGA
- the s100t gene encoding S100 calcium binding protein T, producing the protein MSTFNTENASTLENAMQLMIQTFHKYSGNEGDKYTLSKAELKEMLTTELGNYLGNAQDKDAVEKVMGDLDSNNDGEVDFTEFIILVGALTVACNDFFQEYHPDDKKTAKTE; encoded by the exons ATGAGCACCTTCAATACCGAGAATGCCTCCACCCTGGAGAACGCCATGCAGTTGATGATCCAGACCTTCCACAAATACTCTGGCAACGAGGGAGACAAGTACACCCTCAGCAAAGCCGAGCTCAAAGAGATGCTCACGACAGAGCTGGGCAACTACCTTGGG AATGCCCAGGACAAAGACGCCGTGGAAAAGGTGATGGGTGACCTGGACTCAAATAACGACGGAGAGGTCGACTTCACCGAGTTCATCATTCTTGTCGGGGCTCTTACCGTGGCCTGCAATGACTTCTTCCAGGAGTACCACCCAGACGACAAGAAAACCGCCAAGACGGagtaa